The stretch of DNA ccctgtgccaggcaccaCCAGAATCGAATGGGAGCACACAGTGATGCTCCAAACCTACAGGAATTTCAGTTCGGGCAATATTCAGTCCATCCAACATGAAGATACCACAGCTGAACAGGCACTAAACTACACCTGTCTCACACACAGCCTCTTCTGGTAGGAGTAACTCACCTGTGGCATCGCTGCTTGCttctacagaaaaagaaactccagGACCAGGAGTGTTTGTTTTAAGGGACAGCGTCTCTTAATGCCAGCTACAAGACCAAGACCAGGGAGATGACTGATGCAATGTCCCAAGAAAGGCTGGCAGAATGACACAAATTTCAAAAAATCTTCTGCTTGACCAAGAAAATTTCACATCAAAGACAAATGATTAAAGGCATGGATGGCAAGTCATCTCATTAAAtttaatatcaaagggacaacagAAAGTAACAATACTGCAAACTGCTGGAAGTCCTGAGAGGATGCCAGAAGAGCAGCACTACGTGGTGGGTATTTTCTTAAGGCTTTCTATTGGCATCCTCTATCACCAGGCACGGGAAATGAGATCTTCACAGCTAACCAGACATTCTCTAGTTCCTCCACAATGACACAGACCGTGTTCTACTCAGCATCTCCATTTTCCTGGGGCAACATTCCTCCCCACTCAAATTCACCCTCCCCATCACACAGCCCCAGGCCTTATTTAGTCCCACACACAGGATCACTGccaaaatatcaaatatttctCAACCCTGGCAACATGCCCTGTCTGTAAACCCCACTCTGTATGTGATCCGGGCCCTTGTACTTCCACATCTTCCTTCACGACCACCACAAAAGATATATGGAATATCTAAAAGCATCTGGCAGGCTCTTTCCAGCTATGTGATCTTCAGCATGAAGGCTTTGCTCCTTTTCAGCAAGCTCAGGTGGAAATGCCACAGAGCTGGGTGTTATAGttcataaaaattctgtgaCTAGAGCTGTGACAGCTCTGATCCCAGTCCACACGGATTGGTTTCCTCAAGAAAACACAGCAAGGGCCACAGCACAACAGTACTCACAGTGTCAACCATGTGGGACAACTTGAACCACATGAACTGGGCTAATCATGCAGGTTTTAGGGTGTTCTTGCAGATATCAGAACCATCCACATGTGACATCAGGAGACACCACCTCTCCCGAGGCCACCTGTGCAGGGCACAAGTAAAGGAAGTTGAGCACATAAAGATTACAGCACATAAAGATTTACTTCCAGTAAAGGAAGTTGAGCACCTGAAGATTATAAATCCTTGTAAATCCCACCTGAGGAGGAGCGAGGAACCAGCATGGCAAAATGTACAGCTGTGGAGACTACTATGGAAGCCCACTGCTACACAAGGACAGCAAGTTAAGGCATTCCCCTCCCATAACACCTTGAACCTGAAAAAGTTGTTCCATCAGACAACGTTCAGCACTCTCCATCTCACCAGCTCGTACCAACACGTGGCTTACatcaggcaggcagcagcagaagaggcaGTCTCTGCTGGAGAGACTCATCACTGCAATGGATATTGTGGACATTTCAGTATCACACTCTCATCTCATCATCATGAAGGCCTCCCACTCCCGACCCTTAGGACCTAGGAAAGCATCCTCAGCATGGACACTGTTCCCATCCTATCTCACCCTTTCCTGCACAAATCCTTCATTCCCCTACTCTGAGAAATGTTCTAAAGACAAATATATCGCCTCATCCTATTTTCTTATAACACGATCCATGGTCTCCCCAAGGATTTTCAGTTTCCCCACACAAACCTTTCTGCTGCTCAAGGTCAGCCTTCCATCAGAAAAGGGCCAGACCCTGCTCTATACAAAGATCACAGTTTCCTTTCCTACCACGAGGTTCAACATGACAATTGCTTATCCTTCCCAGCAATGACACACCATAAAAATCCACAGGTGGAATCAGCAACACAGTGTATGGCAGATGTTCTGCTGCTGACACCTCATGTTTTTTAATGCTTCTCTACGGGAATGCTATTTTCAAAGGTGATGTTGGAACCTGTAAACACCAATGGCACCGATTTTGTGCTCCAAGAGAAGAACCAAAACTGTGGGGAGGACACTAACACACGATACAGCCTGTGTGAGGGAATGTTATTCGAGAATTGGTGGGGAAAGGTGATTCTTGGATGTTTGGGGGCCATTAGTTTGTTCATTACAGAAGAGATGATTTCCACTTTTAAAGCCCTTGTAAGTCTTGACGATTATTGTGACAATTGATGCGAATTTTGAGAGGACATCAGAAAAGGACAGAGTACTTCACACTATGTCTCTGGTCAGACATGCAAATCCTCAGGAAagagggcagcaggaaaacaagaaataaactTCCTTCTTGAAACACAAACCTTTGGTCACACTCTTCTCCATGAATACTTTATACTACTAACCAGAACAACATGATACTTGCAAAAAGATCACAAGAAGATCATAGGAAATCTTTGCCACAAACaccctatttttaaaaataataatacaattAAAATAGAGAACTTCTGTCCTTGAATATCCACTTTTCACCTTGCATCATAACTTCACATAACCATAATTAAAGAGACGATAAAAAGACAAATGAATACCAGTCCAGTAAACAGACAGCAAAGGCAATGAGGTGGTAATTAGCGCCTGCGAGCCTGTCAGCACCACAGCCTGGCTGTCTGGAACTCCTTCACTCAACTCGGGTGGAAATGTGACACATCAGCATCAGAACCCCCCGGCTGTCTGCAAATCTCACACCTCCGGGCGCTGCTTCTTGCACAGGACATAATTTAATTCTAGAGCAGAACAAATCACATTCAGAGGACCACACCTCATCTGCCTACAGTAACTGCTCGACACTGCTGCCATATTTACATTCTGAACCGCCCTCAGAAAGAGCCGAGGGCTCCGGCAAAGACGCGGTAACAAATAAAAGTGACCATTGCCACCCTTAAGTACCCAACGTCCGTGAACCATGGGAATCGAGCCGCGCTTTAAACAGCAGCTACACATAGGGCGGAtaagaaggagggaagggaaggaatgcAGGAGCACTGACCGTgtggaggagagaggagggcTCCGGCTGCGGGTCCTTGGGCGCggcgccgggcggcggcggagggaAGTTGGGGCTGAAAACCATGAGGTCGCTCTTGGCCGCGCCGTCCGCCACGCACAGGCTGCGGCTGTGGCGCTGCGAGTACGACCAGCTGCCCACTTCGCTGGCGCACACCAGCGTGGTGGGCCCGGGCGCCGACAGCACGGCCGCCCGCGGCGCCCAGCGCGCCGCCCCGTACAGCACCACGGCCAGCAGAAACAGGCTCGACACGGCGCAGATGGCCACCACCAGCCACACGTTGGTGGCCGCACTCGCTCCGCTGGGCCCCGTCTCGgcgcccggcgccgcccgccACGACGACGACGACGACGACGACGACGACGATCCCGCGGCCGCGGCCAGCGCCGCCTCGGCCGCCTCCAGCAGCGACACGCTGAGCGTGGCCGTGGCCGAGCGCGCCGGCTCGCCGTGGTCGCGCACCACGATGAGCAGCGTGTGGCGAGCGCCGTCCGCCTCGTCCAGCGGCCGCGCCGTGCTCACCTCGCCGCTGTAGAGCCCCACGCGGAACGGGCCCTTGGGCCGCGCCTCCCGCAGCTCGTAGCGCAGCCACGCGTTGTAGCCCGAGTCGGCGTCCACGGCGCGGATCTTGGCCACCACCTGGCCCGCCGGCGCCCCCCACGCCGCCCACGCCCACAGCGTGCCCGAGCcccagcccgccgccgccgcctcggccgCTGCGCCGCCCGCCTCGGCCGCCGAgcccgcgggcggcggcagcagcgccggCGCGTTGTCGTTCTCGTCCAGCACGAACAGCTGCACCGTGGCGTTGCCGCTCAGCGGCGGCTCGCCCGCGTCCACCGCGCGCACCTCgaactgcagcacctgcagctcctcgtAGTCCAAGGGCTGCAGCGCCCACACGCGCCCGCTCTCCGCGTCCACCGACACGTAGCTCGACGCCGGCCGCcacccgccgcccgccgcccccgacCACGACGACGGCGACAGCGCGCCCGCGCCGCCCTCCCACAGCGAGTAGCTGACGCGCCCGTTGCCCGCCTCGTCCGGGTCCCGCGCCCACAGCCGCGCCAGCTCGGCGCCCGCCGCGTTGTTCTCCCGCGCCAGCACCGTGTACACGGCCTGCGCGAACGCCGGCGCGTTGTCGTTCACGTCCGACACGGGCACCCGCAGCCCGCGGCTGGCGCGCAGCGCCGGCGCCCCGCCGTCCTCCGCACGCACCTCCACCTCGTACTCCGACACCCGCTCCCGGTCCAGCGCCTCGCGCAGCACCAGCGAGTACGAGCCCGAGAACGTCGCCTCCACACCGAACGGCGACGCCGGCCACACCCAGCACCGCACGCGCCCGTTCGCCCCCGAGTCCCGGTCCGACACGCTCAGCACCGCCACCACCGTCCCCACCGCCGCGTCCTCCGCCACCGGCACCGACAGCGACGTCACCCGCACCTCGGGTGCGTTGTCGTTCACgtccagcacctccagcaccacTTTACAGTGACCCGACAGTGCGGGAAAACCTTTGTCTCTGGCCTCGATACGAAAATTGAACAGATTGACTTCTTCGAAgtccagggctgctgtgaggtGAATCTCCCCTGTCTTGGGATTGACAGAAATCACATCTTTTCCACTGGGAGGAATGAAGTTCGTCACGGCATAGGTCACCTCACTGTTAATTCCCTCGTCCCCATCCATGGCATTCACCCTCGTCACCAGCGTCCCCTCTGTAGCGTTCTCCGGCAGCTGCACTTTATACACGGACTGGTTGAACTGGGGCGCGTTGTCGTTCACATCCAGCACGGAGATCTCCAGTTCCACTGTCCCTGTCAGAGACGGTCGGCCCCCGTCACTCGCCGTGAGCACCAACCGGTGAACGGGAATCGTCTCGCGGTCCAGAGATTTCGTTAAAACGAGTTCAGGTTCATCATTCGATTTTTGTAAATCCAGAGAGAAATGCTCGCTGGGGCTGAGTGTGTAGGAGAGGTGCGCATTCGCTCCGATATCCGCATCCGATGCGCCCTCCAGCGGGATACGAAATCCAGGAGGGGAGGTCTCCGATAAACTGAGGTTTCTGCGGGCGGCGGGGAAGATGGGGGCATTGTCGTTGATGTCGGTGACCTCCAGCTCCACATGGAAGACGCGCAGCGGCcgctccagcagcacctccaggcGCAGCACGCACGGCGCGCTCTTGCCGCACAGCTCCTCCCGGTCGAGCCGCGAGCTCACCAGCAGCGCGCCGCTCGCCCCGCTCAGCTCCACGCTCGCCCGCCGGCCCTGCGCCACCAGCCGCAGCCGCCGCGCCTCCGCCTCGCCCGCCTCCAGCCCCAGGTCCTGCGAAAGACGGCCCACCACCGTGCCGGCCTTGGCTTCCTCCGCCACCGAGTACCGCACCTGCCCGCCCGCCAGCGCCCAGGccgcctgcagcaccagcacccgcAGCAGCGCCGCACACCAACGCGAGCCCatcgctgccgccgccgccgctgtgGCCGCAGTTGGTGCCGGCCCCGGCACGGGCCCCGCAcggctcccgccgccgcccgcacGCAGCGGCTCTGctgcccggcccgcgccgcccccccGCGCTCACAGCCGGGCTCTCCGCCGCACCGGGGCGGAGCCGCCCGCACGCCGTTCCTGAGCCTGCAGCGACACCGTGCGCTGCTCCGCCGCCCCACACGCTCCGCACAGCGCCAGCGCCTCCGCCCGTCATGGCCATCTTCTCTGCCGTGTCCCGCagtatctatttttttttttggtttttttttttttttgtaacgTGCTTCCTCatgttccttttttcctttattctgctttttccatctctcttcttttatatttcagttctgtgtttttaatttttttaaattatctttttatgtttttcttttctatttaccGTTTATTTTGCCGCCtccatctctttcttttttcttctggtttgcttactacttctttctcttcttctttcttgcCCAGCATGTTCATTTTTTACTGCCCTCTACCTTTTATTTCCATCCGTCTCTTTCATAACTCTGCTGCCATGCTGCCGCTAACCTCGGAGGCCGCGATCGAGGCACTCAATGACGGAGCCAGGAGCTCGAATTACGGGGCATCATCTCCTCCGAACGGGACAGCAGCGAATGGGAGATCACAGGAGACCACCTGCACCCAGCGTTAGAAGAGAACGTCGGTGCATCCTGGTAATCTCCTTGATTTACCCCCTCTtgatttctcctctttctcaccttccttctttcattcatttctttttctgtctctccctcACCTCATCCCTCCTTTTTGTGTACAGAGATAAAATTGCTGCAAGCTCGCACACTCATAtaatatttcatcttttttcatttatcttcatatcttttaaattctttcaccttttccttttctttttttcttttcgttttttcttttctttctttttcgTTTCCTTTACCTTTCCGTTTCCTTGTCCTTCCCTCGCTGTCTCTTCTTCAATCTTTGCCTATTCTCTTGCTCTTTTAATACACTATTTTCTACATGACTACATCATTCTCACCATGGAGTGCAGCCACACCGTTACACAAAACCTCTGATTCCTGTTCCTCATCACTTCTCATCGAGGCTTGCACAGCGTTCCTCAGTACCGAGGACACAGAGGTCCTCGACTGCACAGAGCATGTAGAGAAAATGTTGGTgcatgcagagaaaatgttcGTGTATGCCCATAATCTCCTCTGTcatcccttctttcctttttgctcTCTTTCTTCCTTACTTGATTTTTTACTTGCAGAGACAACTTggcctttctcttcttttattcctttacttaactttcttttctttctcttcctttttctttcatgccTCACATTACCCTCCTTGAttcctcttctcttctgcatccatactttttattttccctttagtaaatgttttctaaacaaaattatttctaaatgtcTACATCATCCCCTTCCTTCATTAGAGACCTGCCCTTTGATGGGAGTGCTCATGGGGACCTTGCAGGCCTCCTGATGAGGAACCACTCTCCTGATTTCCTCCAGAAAAAGTCAAATACAGAGATTGTCCCTAcacctcctctccccttccctccccatcaGGAGCAAAGCCACACTCCTCACACTCCAGTCCCCTCCTGGACCAGCAAATAACATAGCAAGGCAGAAAGACGACAAGGAAAAGCTGTACTACACCAGAAAAAGAATACACCTCCCTTAGGAGCAGAACATCAGTCCCTAAGTACTTTGACATCAGTGCCAACAAGCTCCAGTAACCAGAAACATTCCATGGAATTCTCTCCCTTTGGAACTCAAAtgcatcccagcccagcacaccGTTCTGCCACGAACACTGAAACTGCACAGTGCAACCACAGTTCCTAAGAATTCTTCACGTATTTCAATGAAGAGCTGTTCTTCCTAACTCATTTTCCACCTGCTTGATGAATGACAAGCTCTTGCTTTTCATCTCAGGCAGGTGAGTGTCAcagaagacaggaaaagaacCACACCAGGACACGcaggtgtgcagagcaggagaagagaGGCCAAGTTTATTATCAAAACTCAATTTATAtatttcctatggggcctgtggatcagaggatggaattccacctctcaaaccacattggtcaagccaactgttaatcaactttctcctcccacttagaaatatgtaaacaatgaaagacagcaaaacatccCCATTGTTTATGGTacaaactgaaaaaggaaaaattctgactccaatatcaagaacattacagaaggcttagagAAGtgttcaaaaccagggtgacaggaAAGCTCTgccagaaaaacacagcaagaacTTCCATACTCAGAGGCACTGGCCCCCAAGGAATACCTCTCACTCAACACCATGATCCACCCAGAAATACACACCAACCTAAACCCACGGCATTTTCTACTGAAAACGTGCCCTCCACTCCCAACACATCTATTCCGAGGAATACATTCGAGGCCCTCCTCCATCTGTGCTTGCTGCCAACTGCTCAAACCAtgctggaaggagcaggaaagaaatgagAGCAGACTGTGGTCCAGCCTGGCAATTCTAGACTATTTCAAGTGGCAAGGAAGTCACAAGGACTGTTGAGTCCAACTCCCAGTCCAGACACATTCGGTCCATGCAAGATGAAGACACCACAACTAAACAGGCATAAAG from Prinia subflava isolate CZ2003 ecotype Zambia chromosome 16, Cam_Psub_1.2, whole genome shotgun sequence encodes:
- the LOC134558924 gene encoding protocadherin alpha-13-like → MGSRWCAALLRVLVLQAAWALAGGQVRYSVAEEAKAGTVVGRLSQDLGLEAGEAEARRLRLVAQGRRASVELSGASGALLVSSRLDREELCGKSAPCVLRLEVLLERPLRVFHVELEVTDINDNAPIFPAARRNLSLSETSPPGFRIPLEGASDADIGANAHLSYTLSPSEHFSLDLQKSNDEPELVLTKSLDRETIPVHRLVLTASDGGRPSLTGTVELEISVLDVNDNAPQFNQSVYKVQLPENATEGTLVTRVNAMDGDEGINSEVTYAVTNFIPPSGKDVISVNPKTGEIHLTAALDFEEVNLFNFRIEARDKGFPALSGHCKVVLEVLDVNDNAPEVRVTSLSVPVAEDAAVGTVVAVLSVSDRDSGANGRVRCWVWPASPFGVEATFSGSYSLVLREALDRERVSEYEVEVRAEDGGAPALRASRGLRVPVSDVNDNAPAFAQAVYTVLARENNAAGAELARLWARDPDEAGNGRVSYSLWEGGAGALSPSSWSGAAGGGWRPASSYVSVDAESGRVWALQPLDYEELQVLQFEVRAVDAGEPPLSGNATVQLFVLDENDNAPALLPPPAGSAAEAGGAAAEAAAAGWGSGTLWAWAAWGAPAGQVVAKIRAVDADSGYNAWLRYELREARPKGPFRVGLYSGEVSTARPLDEADGARHTLLIVVRDHGEPARSATATLSVSLLEAAEAALAAAAGSSSSSSSSSSWRAAPGAETGPSGASAATNVWLVVAICAVSSLFLLAVVLYGAARWAPRAAVLSAPGPTTLVCASEVGSWSYSQRHSRSLCVADGAAKSDLMVFSPNFPPPPPGAAPKDPQPEPSSLLHTVSAPAFLPFPPSYPPYV